Proteins from a genomic interval of Phlebotomus papatasi isolate M1 chromosome 3, Ppap_2.1, whole genome shotgun sequence:
- the LOC129806358 gene encoding pre-mRNA-splicing factor 38B-like, translated as MAERISRTIKLDITELRTRQITEITTTRQHKMVSATRLLKALVAIVVLLQVTCVLGFLDTRRCGAGDTSCDLRRELRRLDDRRLSERKIEDRRVDDRRFDNRRTVEDRRVDDRRVGDRRLEDRRVDNRQVDDRRVEGRRDVDRRLEDRRVDDRRVGDRRLEDRRVDSRRVDDRRFDDRRVEDRRDIRRDSRSVEDRRDSARREAENRRETRTFTREIRDSRRSDIRRREIPQRRETNFVRRNIDAVRRVRTEGDRRREVANLVDSRIRDVEFRQVDRLDRREDRRERQHRREREDRQGEQRERSERREIQSIPELTEPKIISSTSLFLPALQTILILAIILRTLKSQDDVNKSKLAQILAKFHGFTSKVKMA; from the coding sequence GACAATTAAATTGGATATCACAGAACTCAGAACAAGACAGATCACAGAAATAACTACAACTCGTCAGCATAAGATGGTATCAGCCACCCGACTCCTAAAGGCTCTGGTCGCTATTGTGGTGCTTCTTCAAGTGACTTGTGTTCTTGGTTTCCTCGACACGCGCCGCTGTGGCGCCGGCGACACTTCTTGTGATCTCCGCCGAGAGTTACGACGCCTTGACGATCGCCGATTGAGTGAACGCAAAATCGAAGATCGAAGGGTTGACGATCGACGCTTTGACAATCGTAGAACCGTAGAAGATCGGCGAGTTGACGATCGAAGGGTTGGTGATCGACGCCTCGAAGATCGAAGAGTCGACAATCGCCAAGTTGACGATCGCCGAGTCGAAGGTCGAAGGGACGTGGATCGACGCCTAGAAGATCGCCGAGTTGACGATCGAAGGGTTGGTGATCGCCGACTAGAAGATCGGAGAGTCGATAGCAGACGAGTTGACGATCGTCGCTTTGACGATCGCCGAGTTGAAGATCGACGAGACATCCGCCGCGATTCCCGCTCTGTTGAAGATCGTCGAGATTCTGCTCGTCGAGAGGCTGAAAACCGTCGAGAAACCAGAACTTTCACACGTGAGATCCGTGATTCCCGTCGTTCGGACATTCGACGCCGAGAAATCCCACAACGTCGCGAAACAAACTTCGTGCGACGCAATATCGATGCCGTGCGCCGTGTGCGAACAGAAGGAGATAGACGCCGAGAGGTCGCAAATCTGGTGGACAGCCGCATCCGGGATGTAGAATTCAGGCAAGTGGATCGTCTTGATCGACGAGAGGATCGCCGAGAACGACAACATCGTCGAGAACGTGAAGACCGCCAGGGAGAACAACGAGAACGCAGTGAACGAcgtgaaattcaatcaattccTGAACTAACAGAGCCAAAAATCATCTCAAGTACTTCACTTTTCTTGCCAGCTTTGCAAACGATCCTAATTCTTGCGATCATCCTTCGCACCCTGAAATCCCAGGATGACGTGAACAAGTCCAAACTGGCTCAGATCCTGGCCAAATTCCATGGATTTACTTCTAAAGTCAAAATGGCATAA
- the LOC129806349 gene encoding male-specific lethal 1 homolog, with protein MSSDRKILKQDVNMDHLYCNDVRNSGFIKSSTRSDLISIIKENKQLKSMLLLHLDLIQEQSDQLLTKEKQISNLRQENESLKLKIDRMGKRMIYKQVPNHNIPTTVNGMTRQNGESSKGHFRTNFSGKCQTVPIVQNVKKKIGIRQEKSLPKIAEKQVKVNGLSFGKIVLDNVKNIQNITPVAEGPLEIKQEVTENHFLQFPESQNLLLQSDEPMIDSKDDVRNTVSEILKPKRRLSETSETLTIFREQSKKLPKIPPMVTKKQYMTRDWDLFFLEEELMQVIGKRETLEINLEVPSWRIVDEEEEEEDSLERETKAIYEDEVREDIYIKSHLKFEIDERRRKKWDVQRIREQRKIERLKMRQNKSKIRNGEVKASLCPTSFYPTPNTIHFIHIADELPVQAFGEVIPSLTPLGFTLPWMTYHESPHVVLHESQEVDKRTVSSIFVQRTSGHTKTLSKTTQKHSAIKR; from the coding sequence ATGTCCAGTGATAGGAAAATCCTCAAACAGGATGTGAACATGGATCATCTGTACTGCAATGATGTTAGGAATAGTGGATTTATCAAGAGCAGCACCAGGTCAGATCTCATCTCAATCATTAAAGAGAACAAACAACTTAAATCCATGCTACTGCTGCATCTTGACCTAATCCAGGAACAAAGTGATCAGCTTCTCACGAAGGAGAAGCAGATATCTAATTTACGGCAAGAAAATGAATCCCTGAAACTCAAGATTGATCGGATGGGGAAGAGGATGATTTATAAGCAGGTGCCCAATCACAATATACCAACAACTGTGAATGGAATGACAAGGCAGAATGGAGAATCATCAAAGGGCCACTTCCGGACGAATTTCTCTGGGAAATGTCAGACAGTTCCGATAGTTCAGAATGTTAAGAAGAAAATAGGGATAAGGCAGGAAAAATCTCTTCCAAAAATAGCTGAGAAGCAAGTAAAAGTCAATGGTCTGTCCTTTGGGAAAATTGTCCTggataatgtgaaaaatattcaaaatatcacGCCAGTTGCAGAGGGACCACTTGAGATTAAGCAAGAGGTCActgaaaatcactttttgcagtTCCCAGAGAGCCAGAATCTCCTGCTGCAGTCGGACGAGCCAATGATTGATTCCAAAGATGATGTCCGAAATACAGTTTCCGAGATCTTGAAGCCCAAGAGAAGACTGTCTGAGACGTCCGAGAcattgacaattttcagagaaCAATCCAAGAAATTACCTAAAATCCCGCCCATGGTCACAAAAAAGCAGTACATGACACGAGATTGGGATTTATTTTTCCTGGAGGAAGAGCTAATGCAGGTGATTGGGAAACGGGAAACCTTGGAGATCAATCTGGAAGTGCCCAGTTGGCGAATTGTAGATGAAGAAGAGGAGGAGGAAGACAGTCTAGAAAGAGAGACCAAAGCAATATATGAGGATGAAGTCCGGGAGGATATTTACATAAAGAGTCATCTCAAGTTCGAGATTGACGAGCGTCGCCGGAAGAAATGGGATGTGCAGAGGATACGTGAGCAGCGGAAAATAGAACGACTCAAAATGCGACAGAACAAGTCGAAAATAAGGAATGGAGAGGTGAAGGCATCCCTATGCCCAACTTCCTTCTATCCCACTCCCAATACCATCCACTTTATTCACATCGCAGATGAGCTACCTGTGCAGGCATTCGGAGAAGTAATACCCTCCCTGACACCCCTGGGCTTTACCCTGCCATGGATGACATATCATGAGAGCCCACATGTAGTTCTGCACGAATCTCAGGAAGTAGATAAAAGGACAGTCTCTTCAATTTTTGTGCAACGTACTTCTGGGCATACCAAAACTTTATCCAAAACTACGCAGAAACATTCAGCTATCAAGAGATAA